A window of the Butyricimonas virosa genome harbors these coding sequences:
- a CDS encoding BatD family protein, with protein sequence MKSFIIILLLCVFGGSKLFAQKTEFIASAPSVVEVGEQFRLSFVLNAKGENLQVPTIKGFDLLAGPSLSTSSNITIINGDMKQNQEYTYTYILEGQEEGEFTIEPATITVDGKEYKSQPLKIKVIKGSGKPRNNTQSSGDVSESRGSTSITDDDLFLRMEVSRNTLYVGESLTATLKVYARVNLVDVQGKKIPPFDGFLTEDVKIPQIHLEREEYNGKIYDRVGVLQKTILFPQHAGTLTIEPYELYCLVRQRVGSRGGSIFDDFFGNSRDVRVLCKSKPVKITVKPLPEAGKPLGFSGMVGTLTMITSMSTDTLKANDALTYKVVLRGNGNMKLLEAPKITFPHDFDVYDPKVTRDINGTSGTVTFEYLVIPRYAGDYKIPAVQYSYFDPQAGAYKMLKGKEYAVRVEKGNESSQGSGEAALQSFKKEDVRMLGQDIRYIKTHKNDLRPKGVLYFATMEYWLSFLIPFVLFVVGMILNRRRIKANADLVRVKSKTANKMAQKRLRAASVAMKAGNSELFYQETLNALWGYVSYKLNIAASELNRDNISDHLTRRGADATLIQSFIEVLDHCEYARYAPGANQGEEMDNVYKDSISIITKLDKAI encoded by the coding sequence ATCATATTGCTATTATGCGTTTTTGGTGGGTCTAAGTTATTTGCCCAAAAGACAGAATTTATCGCGTCCGCACCTTCCGTTGTGGAAGTCGGGGAGCAATTCCGTCTTTCCTTCGTGTTGAACGCTAAGGGGGAGAACTTACAGGTTCCCACGATAAAAGGATTTGATTTACTGGCAGGACCGTCATTGAGTACGTCTTCTAATATCACGATTATCAATGGCGATATGAAGCAAAATCAAGAGTACACGTACACTTATATTTTGGAAGGGCAGGAAGAAGGAGAGTTTACGATCGAGCCGGCCACGATCACCGTGGACGGTAAAGAGTACAAGTCCCAGCCTTTGAAGATAAAAGTGATCAAAGGTTCCGGGAAACCTCGGAATAATACCCAAAGTTCCGGGGATGTTTCTGAGAGCCGGGGAAGTACTTCGATTACGGATGATGATTTGTTTCTGCGAATGGAAGTGAGCCGTAACACGCTTTACGTGGGAGAGAGTTTGACTGCCACGTTAAAAGTATATGCCCGGGTAAATCTGGTTGATGTGCAGGGGAAGAAGATCCCGCCTTTTGACGGATTCCTGACAGAAGACGTGAAGATTCCCCAGATTCATTTGGAACGTGAGGAATATAACGGGAAAATATATGATCGGGTGGGCGTGTTACAAAAAACGATTCTTTTCCCGCAACATGCCGGGACGTTAACGATAGAGCCTTACGAGTTGTATTGTCTTGTTCGCCAACGGGTGGGGAGTCGTGGTGGAAGTATCTTTGATGACTTTTTCGGGAATTCCCGTGATGTCCGAGTACTCTGCAAGAGTAAACCCGTGAAAATTACCGTGAAACCTTTACCCGAGGCCGGAAAGCCTTTAGGATTTAGCGGTATGGTGGGAACCCTTACCATGATAACCTCTATGTCAACAGATACCTTGAAGGCGAATGATGCGTTAACGTACAAGGTGGTATTACGCGGGAATGGAAACATGAAATTGTTAGAGGCTCCGAAAATCACTTTCCCGCATGATTTTGACGTGTACGATCCGAAAGTGACCAGGGATATAAACGGAACGTCCGGAACTGTTACTTTTGAATATCTCGTGATTCCTCGTTATGCGGGAGATTACAAGATTCCAGCCGTGCAATATTCCTATTTTGACCCGCAAGCCGGGGCTTATAAGATGTTGAAGGGAAAGGAGTATGCTGTTCGGGTTGAAAAGGGAAATGAATCCAGTCAAGGATCCGGGGAGGCAGCCTTACAGTCATTCAAGAAAGAAGATGTTAGGATGTTGGGACAGGATATTCGCTACATCAAGACACACAAGAACGATCTCCGTCCGAAGGGAGTGTTGTATTTCGCCACAATGGAATACTGGTTGAGTTTCTTGATTCCTTTTGTACTTTTCGTGGTCGGGATGATTCTTAATCGTCGCCGGATCAAGGCAAATGCCGATTTGGTACGGGTGAAGAGTAAAACGGCGAACAAAATGGCTCAGAAACGTTTACGGGCAGCCTCTGTCGCGATGAAAGCAGGAAACTCCGAGCTATTCTATCAAGAGACATTGAACGCTTTGTGGGGATATGTTAGTTATAAATTGAACATAGCTGCATCAGAATTGAATCGGGACAATATCAGTGATCACCTGACTCGTCGGGGGGCAGACGCGACGTTAATTCAGAGCTTTATCGAGGTGCTCGATCATTGCGAGTATGCTCGTTATGCCCCGGGTGCTAATCAAGGAGAAGAGATGGATAACGTGTACAAGGATAGTATATCTATTATCACGAAATTGGATAAAGCGATATGA